The following are encoded in a window of Gossypium raimondii isolate GPD5lz chromosome 13, ASM2569854v1, whole genome shotgun sequence genomic DNA:
- the LOC105783855 gene encoding non-specific phospholipase C3: MAVETSSATPSPIKTVVVLVQENRSFDHMLGWFKTINPEIGGVTGSESNPISTSDPNSTQITFKDTAGYVDPDPDHSFQAIYEQVSGKTWDTNNPDPNPEIKMNGFVQNAERTTPGLSETVMNGFKPEAVPVFKQLVTEFAVCDRWFASLPASTQPNRLYVHSATSHGAMSNNTQQLIEGFPQKTIFESLEENGYSFGIYYQSFPSTLFYRKLRHLKYVDNFHQYDLSFKRHCKDGKLPNYVVIEPRYFDILTAAANDDHPSHDVSEGQKLVKEIYEALRSSPQWNEILFLVIYDEHGGFYDHVPTPTGVPSPDDIVGPEPYNFKFDRLGCRVPAIMVSPWIEPETVLHRPSGPDPTSEFEHSSIAATLKKIFNLKEFLTKRDAWAGSFDIVVNRSTPRTDCPEKLAEPVKMRDTDAKETAKLSDFQEELVQAAAALKGDPFNLVENMTVSSGLKYVEDAFKKFYDDGQKAKEINEVEDTVSADASTRRTTASKTFMQKVFSCLVCDR, translated from the exons ATGGCAGTTGAAACAAGCTCTGCAACTCCATCTCCAATCAAAACAGTGGTTGTTTTGGTTCAAGAGAACCGTTCCTTTGACCACATGTTAGGCTGGTTCAAAACTATAAACCCAGAAATCGGCGGTGTGACAGGCTCCGAATCCAACCCCATTTCCACCTCCGACCCCAACTCCACCCAAATCACCTTCAAGGACACCGCCGGCTACGTTGATCCCGACCCCGACCACTCTTTCCAAGCCATATACGAACAAGTATCCGGCAAAACGTGGGATACCAACAACCCGGATCCGAACCCGGAGATAAAAATGAACGGTTTTGTACAAAATGCTGAACGTACAACTCCGGGGCTGTCGGAGACCGTAATGAATGGGTTTAAACCGGAGGCTGTGCCAGTGTTTAAGCAGTTAGTGACGGAGTTCGCAGTGTGTGATCGATGGTTTGCGTCGTTGCCGGCGTCGACGCAGCCTAACAGGCTTTACGTACACTCAGCGACGTCGCATGGTGCCATGAGCAACAACACACAACAGCTTATCGAAGGATTTCCTCAAAAAACTATATTTGAATCATTGGAAGAGAATGGATATAGCTTTGGGATTTATTATCAATCTTTTCCATCTACGCTTTTTTACAG GAAGCTTAGGCACTTGAAATATGTGGACAATTTCCATCAATACGATCTAAGCTTCAAGCGTCACTGTAAGGATGGGAAGCTACCAAATTATGTGGTGATTGAGCCCagatattttgacattttaacagcTGCTGCAAACGACGACCACCCTTCCCATGACGTCTCAGAGGGCCAGAAGCTTGTGAAGGAAATCTATGAAGCGCTCAGATCAAGTCCTCAATGGAATGAAATCTTGTTCCTGGTCATATATGATGAACATGGTGGTTTCTATGACCATGTTCCGACACCAACCGGAGTCCCTAGCCCCGATGATATTGTCGGTCCTGAGCCTTATAACTTCAAGTTTGATCGTCTTGGTTGCAGGGTTCCTGCCATTATGGTTTCCCCTTGGATTGAGCCTGAAACAG TGTTGCATAGGCCATCAGGGCCAGATCCTACATCAGAGTTCGAGCATTCCTCCATTGCAGCAACACTTAAGAAGATTTTCAATCTCAAAGAATTTCTAACAAAGCGTGATGCGTGGGCTGGTTCCTTTGATATTGTTGTCAATCGAAGCACCCCAAGAACGGACTGTCCAG AAAAACTGGCAGAGCCAGTGAAAATGAGAGACACTGATGCCAAAGAAACAGCAAAACTAAGCGATTTTCAAGAAGAGCTAGTGCAAGCAGCAGCAGCATTGAAAGGAGATCCATTCAATCTTGTCGAAAACATGACAGTCTCATCTGGTCTCAAGTACGTTGAAGATGCCTTCAAAAAATTCTATGATGACGGCCAGAAAGCTAAGGAAATTAATGAAGTTGAAGATACTGTTTCAGCTGATGCATCAACTAGGAGGACAACAGCTTCCAAAACTTTCATGCAAAAAGTTTTCTCCTGTTTGGTTTGTGATCGTTGA